In the genome of Flaviflexus ciconiae, one region contains:
- the wecC gene encoding UDP-N-acetyl-D-mannosamine dehydrogenase — translation MMATSTFQSVCVIGLGYIGLPTAAFVASKGINVIGVDVNEKFVNRINAGEVPFFEPDFAETLVDVVGRGLLTATTETPAADAYIVAVPTPFNDKHELDPSYIKSAAEGIADKLSGGELVVLESTSPPGTTEKLADYLISLRPDLTLEDGQPNSLYFAHCPERVLPGRIMVELASNDRMIGGLTPHGTEMARELYATFCTGELLLTDAKTAEMAKLTENSFRDVNIAFANELSVICDKLGIDVWELIELANHHPRVNILQPGPGVGGHCIAVDPWFIVAAAPEEAKIIKAARNINDAKPGYVIDKVLAKAYRIKNPTIAALGIAFKPDIDDLRESPSLAIVERLAGELEEGDIRVVEPHVSELPSRLAQSSNVRLQGTLEAINEADIVLVLVDHTKFKSIDRALLEEKIVIDTKGLWR, via the coding sequence ATGATGGCAACATCCACATTTCAGAGCGTCTGTGTCATCGGCCTGGGATATATCGGCCTCCCGACCGCAGCGTTTGTGGCTTCCAAGGGCATCAACGTTATCGGCGTCGACGTCAATGAAAAGTTCGTCAACCGGATTAATGCTGGGGAGGTCCCGTTCTTTGAGCCGGACTTTGCGGAAACACTCGTTGATGTCGTTGGTAGGGGCCTGCTGACGGCGACGACCGAGACCCCGGCCGCAGACGCCTACATCGTGGCGGTGCCGACCCCTTTCAATGACAAGCACGAGCTTGACCCGTCGTACATCAAGTCCGCTGCGGAAGGCATCGCCGACAAACTGTCCGGTGGTGAACTCGTCGTTCTGGAGTCGACCTCCCCGCCCGGAACGACGGAAAAGCTTGCCGATTACCTGATCTCCCTGCGTCCCGACCTCACGCTAGAGGATGGTCAGCCGAACTCGCTTTACTTTGCGCACTGCCCAGAGCGCGTCCTGCCGGGACGCATCATGGTCGAGCTCGCGTCGAATGATCGAATGATCGGTGGTCTCACGCCGCACGGAACCGAGATGGCGAGGGAGCTTTACGCAACGTTCTGCACGGGTGAGCTCCTCCTAACGGATGCGAAGACGGCGGAGATGGCGAAACTGACGGAGAACTCCTTTAGGGACGTCAACATTGCGTTCGCGAACGAGCTCTCTGTCATTTGCGACAAGCTCGGAATTGATGTCTGGGAGCTCATCGAGCTCGCCAACCACCACCCACGGGTGAACATCCTCCAGCCCGGCCCCGGAGTGGGGGGACACTGCATCGCGGTCGACCCCTGGTTTATCGTGGCTGCGGCTCCCGAAGAGGCAAAGATCATTAAGGCTGCCCGCAACATCAACGACGCGAAGCCCGGCTACGTCATCGACAAGGTGCTTGCCAAGGCGTACCGCATCAAGAACCCGACTATCGCTGCGCTTGGCATCGCCTTCAAGCCCGACATCGATGACCTGCGCGAGTCGCCGTCGCTGGCAATCGTCGAGCGGCTGGCCGGTGAACTTGAAGAAGGCGATATTCGTGTTGTTGAACCTCATGTCTCCGAACTACCGTCGCGCCTTGCGCAGTCCTCGAACGTACGGTTGCAGGGCACCCTCGAGGCCATCAACGAGGCCGACATCGTTCTGGTCTTGGTTGACCACACAAAGTTCAAGTCGATTGATCGTGCGTTGTTGGAAGAGAAGATCGTTATTGACACCAAGGGCCTGTGGCGCTGA